The window TATATTCCAAATAAAGTAAATTTGAGACATGTGAATTCTTAAAGGAGACTAACTTTTACATGTTATAAAGGAAAACTCTACATGTACAgcatatttatgtataaataattaaataattttctggtaataccgaTTTAACTGTacagatatatgagccgcgccatgagaaaaccaacatagtgcatttgcgaccagcatggatctagaccggcctgcgcatccgcgcagtctggtcaggatccatgctgtgcgctttcaaagcctattgaaattagagaaaccgttagcgaacagcatggatcctgaccagactgcgcggatgcgcaggctggtctggatccatgctggtcgcaaatgcactatattggtttactcatggcgcggctcatatatgtgtGGCTCTATTATTCGGCTTATGTATATGTTTAGGCGTTGTGATATGTATTAAAGATAGACAAGCCACTACTTACTCTTTCTTGCCTTCCTAATATGAAAGTGTGTAAAGTGTTTGGTGTTTTCTAAGTCATTCATGTTCTTAAATCCGGGTATAAAAAGAAATGATTACGGTGATGTAGTAgcgaaataattctaaaattgacttctgataAGATTTATAAAAATATCCCTTGGAAGCATGGAATACGATTGCGCAAAACAGTAACAGACTAAGTTTAAGAGTCTGTTGTTTTATAAGTGTGCAACAACATATAGGCAGACTAGAAACGGCTTAAGCAGACTCTATTATAGTATATTGGAATGggctccatgatccaaaagggcCGGAAAATCAACACTGAGGAATATCGAACATTGAACATGATACCTTATTGTATCTTAGCGTTATAAGAACCGTAAAAACAGGGATGCTTAAAATATACTGCATTATGTACTTTTCGTAAGTTCttttaaaaagtgtaaaatacGTTTATCTTTCCCGTTTCATGGagattcaaaacattttatttttaaaataagtaaaatatttattgattttcattgattaaaacaaagttattttatcatatttacagCAGTACTCCCCATTCaactttaatatataaatatcatgtaTGCTTACAATAAATATAATTCTCTTAGACCATTTTGAAGTATAGTTAAAATACTGAAACACTGTTCCTTAAAGACCTACCAtaacctagtgacatactttgtcctcccacatgaacttcgtgaaaatcattctgtaTAATATAGCTATATTGCATGATAACAGATGGACAATCTAACTGATGTGTTTTCACAACATCACTTGCAAACTTATTCGGTTAATCTCTTTTCAATGAGATGTCTTTCGACTAAATGTCATGCATCGCGTTTCAGTATAGGtctaaaaatattgataaataactATCTTTCCTTGTAGAAATATAGTGTGGTCTAAACTCTACTTAACACACCAAATACTGTGCATACTGCCacattcatttaataaaatgttaggaCATTAAACttattgtcttggcctaatatatgtcatgGTCAGTTTGCATcatgcataattaccatcatgaaaataCGAAATATTTGGTGCGtctttaaatagaccagtgtcaaagccttttgatttcaaatttagatatatatatatataccgtatATGTCGCGTTGTTTCTTTCCATTGTTCCATTATTTAGTTCACGATATCGCTATTTTCTACTTAAGTATGGGCAAGTTTAGCATAgttatttgaataattattaatacTAAACGGccagatttatttgaaaatggccgtgaTAATTAAGCTTGCACCCACCTGTTCACTAATGTCAGTCACCAAATATCCATTATCTTAAGAGGAATACTATATTATTGTTAACCTTTAGCATACTGGTGGAAAGttatttgcctttgcgaccagtgcagaccaagattaatgaacacccctttgaattataagtggtactgccaaaattgaatgatggaccaatccattttagaaatttagaagggtaaaggttattaataaaatcaataaaatccATAAGAAGATCCATTGGAATGCCACCATGTACAGTAAGTCATATGATAATACATACAAAGGTCACTATTACCTCATTCGAACTACATACAATTAGTTTTGCACATGCCTGTGGATTCGGGATGTTGTGACATTCAAAACAGCGAGTTGCGCCACctacaaaaattataaatactttaaaaatcataaTGTCAACGCAACCGcattaaattgataaatatataatgGTTAAATTGAAAAGAGAATCGGTAAAATTAGAAAGCTCAGTACAGCAGAAAGGTGAGAAGTATAAAATCtacaaaaagatcctttggaagcatagaacgctaCCAAGCATAAATCATAGCAGACTCGGTTATGACTGAGTCCGTATTGACAGGCAACAACCCATAATATCGGCTGTATTGGAATTTCTTTTATAGTAAAATTTGAATCTATGcgatgatcccaaaggaccaaagaATATAACAAGTCCCTTGATGACACTGTGTTTGTCTTTATTCAATGGTATGTTCGCCAAAGTAACCGAATTCAGATTATAAACCATATATAACTGTAGAATGAAAACTATCAGGACATTGTGTTTAATGTGGAAACATTTCATTCAATTAAGGTAGAAGTGTGCACAGTACTTGatttatttagataaatttaGACCACTATTTGGTTCTGCAGTATgatagttatttatctatgtttttaaactATACTGAAAAAGAACTGacttaaaatgttttcagttgaCATTGTGAACACACAttaattcaggaagggcctaattGCCCAACTGTAATCTTGTAGTACTAGTACAGctattttatacctgtattatcagacTGGATTTCATGAAGTTTATGAAGAGGGTGGGGAGTAGGTCAATATATTGTGGTGGGTCATTCGACATTTAGTGGCCACATGTTCAATCATAATTACATTTTGGCAAAGCGCAATGTTGCTACATTGGTTTTAAATGAGTGACATCATCTGAGTGAAAGCcatacaaaatgtgaaaaaaataaaactcagTTATGATAATTACTTATCATGACAAAGAATTTTTGAACAGTCAAACCCTCTGGAGAGACCGCGTCTATTTAGAGATCATTTGTCTCTATAAAGAGACCACTTGATCAGCTTCTTTTCGTAAGGTAACAAGCTGTATTTTCAGCAATGAATAGTTCGATTATTTCGCTTTGGTTGATCATAATGGCCAAGACGGGATAACCTTTAACAATTGTATCTAATTAGAAATAATTCATATTCATGTATACTTTAGTTACAACACAATAATTTTAGTTGATAATGAATGCCTTGGCATGATgtcataataaataaaacatattcagttACAATAtgaagccagtgctagggggcgagAGAGGTGGTTGCACTGTAccttatctctcatgaacagactcaatcaaactgagtctacCATTATTTAGCATGGTTGCGTTCTAGCTTCTAAAGAacccttttacagattttactaaCTATCAGACCAGCAATCTTTAAGAGCCGTGTGGCGACTGTAAAAAACCTTCCCGTACTtcgattcagtgttgttatattttctggtcctttaagaTCATGGAGTGCATTTAATACATGTGCAATAGAGTTCCGCTAAAGTCGGTGTGATGCAATATTTGCTAgcagcctcggtagcctagtggtagagcatccgcttcgagtgcaggaggtcatgggttcgatccctggtcgCTTCATACTTAAGAGGTAAAAATGATACTAGCAGTTTATtcgcttggcgcttagcatttagaggatagtactaggactggtaaGCCCGGTGTCAGTACAATGAGACCgggttgggtatcatgtcacgtgtcgcGTGGTAtaccagtgaggcagcactataaagtcactgcaagtagacaccgtcgttcataagACTTACTGAAAAATAGGCGTTTCAAACGCGAACAAACACATGTTTTGTTACATGAACGATatcttgtaaaatttattttcgttttacaGATATAACTTCCTTCAACATTACAATTTCTATCGTGCCATGCGAAATTGGTGTTGTATCTCTAAACATGCAGACACAGTCTTGGTCATGGCCATGTTTGAAATGGTCCGGCTGACCATCACTCCAATCGGCTGCTGTGTTATGCCAACGGTGACCATGTACCCAGGAGAAATGGTCATGTTTCGAAAAATCCTTTGCTCCTATCCAATACAATTCGTTATTAGAATATCCTGAAAATATATGTAACGTATACACTTAGAACTTAATCTTTCATCTGGGCCGCTTTACAAGAATAATACAACGTAGGAACCCATAACCTAGTACAAGTTTCGTCTTTGGACAAGATATTCTTCTCTCTTACGACCTTATCAAAGACTTAGCTATTTAcattcatttaataaataaaattatgggtaattattctatttcttttttgtcttttgcAATTGTAACGCGTAACCCTCCCTAACATTTCCGAATTGGATACAATATTTTCTTATCTGACGATGCAACAACTTTGATTTGGATCACCATGGAAACTAAACTATAAAAGCCATTGACCAATAAAAGTATCCACAtggaaatgaaaaacaataaGCGTTTAACGCTATGTTTCTGGATAAAAATGTGcacgttttattatttttttttattttttattttttactcagAATAATAAGCATTAAATCGAAAAGGTACTTAACATTGTCCTGTACAGAACGGGATATATTGGTGCTCGTACCAATCCGAGTCTATCGGCACGCCCAGTATGTTTCCTTGAATGCGTACTCATCAAAATGTATCGCAGTagtgtacagaacaatgttaaatagcCTAATATTACAGCCGCGTACTCGAATATAACAAATACTATACAATAACTTTATATTAATACATTTCTGGCACTTTTGCGAATCATAATTTTGCTCAGCCTTATACTAGTTTTTGTTCCATATTTATGTGAAGCCTATAATCACAAACATGTTAACCATTGCTCTCGGGTATGCAAAGAGAATCTCATGTAGGTAGCTCCTAAAAGTGCTAAATATTTTAAGGCCGTGCATTGTACAACTTAGTCCTCCGAAACCCAAAAAAAGCATTTAACAAACGAACTGTGTACGTATATATGAACACTTGTAATATCACAATGTATTTTAGAAAGTATAATTCTGTTATTATATATTAGAGTCGTTTTTTTCTTAAACTAATTTATAACGTTTTAGTATTGATATCTAACATGTTAAAGCCTAGTTGAAACAGACAATaaagtgtttttcttttcatacttGTATGACTGTTGAGTTCTCTCCTCATTAAAAGAGCTTTGTCATGAGTGTCTAGGACAACAAGATCCCCTCCTTGTCTTTTACATGATGCCCTTGCGTCATCCCAAGACAATGGCGTATGGTGAAATACAACATGGACACATAATTGCGCATGTGAATTTTGTAAATGTACAAAACCATCTTTGACATGGCAGTGGAAAGAATTGCCATGTGTCGTTGATGACTGAGTGATTCCAGGTGTTGTAGATATATGTGAAGATGGCTTTCTTGGCGTTTCTGTCCTTCGTACTGAAAGAAGCATAAATTGCATTTAATTTTCCAGAAGTAAATATTTCTGATAAAGTGATGATAAAACTAAGTGAATTTATTTGAAGCATAGACCCGCGTTGACATAACAATTATAAATTTATACTGATGACAATTTACTTTGAAATCCTCTTTACACATATTCcgttagataaataaatataccgTCTGTAGTGGAAACCCGTTGCGACTGAAGTGACGTAACTGTTGACAGTTCTGTAGGATGTAAAGTTGTATTCGCCTCTGTTGTCTCTATCTTATTGTCAGTAGCATTTGCATACGATGACGTCAGAGTAGCATGAGTCGGCGTCACGCAGTAATCATTACAAAAATCGGTGTTGCAACACGTAGGCACACAATTAGCATTGATGAATGCTTTTGACACTGCATCACATGCCTGCAGTTAAGATAAGCCTAGAAAAAGCTAAGGTTATACTATGCTTTTTACTCTTTAGCAATTGTTTACATTGTCAAACGACAAAAATGTAGCTGTAAATTATTACTGCGGAATTTTGTCGCATATCACATGTCTTTTAAATTGATATGTGCTTTAGTTAGTTATGTATTTTGGTAAATGGATCACATCTCCTATAATTTCCGAATAGAAATgttgtattataaaataaaaagacgAAAATGAAGAAAAGTATCTTGTTCTACGCTGAATAATACTTAGGATTTATTTGCTAATGGGAACTTATACAAAAATGAGAAAAGTACTAAAAGATAGATAAATGGTGACTGTTCAATTGTCAAACTAAACacgcttttaaatcattttataaacCCACACTGAATAGATTCCTATTTGGTTTTCAAAATCCACTTCATCCTGTATTGTTGCAGTTTAAGATAAGATAACTGGTGTCGATTTgtagtaacaagaaatatctatTTACCGCCTTTGATTCACATTGACCTCTGTAAATAATTTCTGGAAGGCTACTAAATTCCACAGGAGTGAAAAGCATGCAGAGCTGAAAAAGAACATATATTTACCGcggta of the Mercenaria mercenaria strain notata unplaced genomic scaffold, MADL_Memer_1 contig_4943, whole genome shotgun sequence genome contains:
- the LOC128554328 gene encoding uncharacterized protein LOC128554328, coding for MANKRSADIITCVECCKGDFCNMKGCGSHEIPIAQRGPYCYTCDVLDPKACTNVKICGKDELCMLFTPVEFSSLPEIIYRGQCESKAACDAVSKAFINANCVPTCCNTDFCNDYCVTPTHATLTSSYANATDNKIETTEANTTLHPTELSTVTSLQSQRVSTTDVRRTETPRKPSSHISTTPGITQSSTTHGNSFHCHVKDGFVHLQNSHAQLCVHVVFHHTPLSWDDARASCKRQGGDLVVLDTHDKALLMRRELNSHTRYSNNELYWIGAKDFSKHDHFSWVHGHRWHNTAADWSDGQPDHFKHGHDQDCVCMFRDTTPISHGTIEIVMLKEVISVKRK